CTCCGACTAAACTCAGGTCTTCCCAGATACCAGAGGGGAGTGAAGGGTTTTTTGCAAATGCCGGAATAACAAGCAGGTTTTCGCCCAATAAGAAAGCTTGTTCTTCATTTCTAAGCGTTAAATCCTTAGGGTTAGAGAAAAATACCGGCGCCATTACCGGGATGCCCGTGGTCGCCGCATTCTGAAACAAAGTATAGATGTAAGGAATCAGGCGGTAACGACGCTCAAGCGCAATGCGTGAGGTGTTTTCTATAGCCTCGCCAAATGCCCATGGCTCTTTGTCGTTTGTTCCGGCGCAGGCATGTCCCCTTACAAAAGGCATAAACACGCCGAACCCCAGCCAGTTAGCCCAAAGGTCGCCGGACGTGTTGTTCAGGAATCCGCCGATATCCGGACCGCTGAAAGGTTGTCCCGAAAGTCCTAAGGTAATAGACATCGGGACTGATAGTTTTAGGTGCTCCCAACTAGCCATGTTGTCGCCTGTCCAGGTAGCGGCATATCTCTGTCCTCCCAAAAGATTGGCCCTGGTTAAAAGGAAGGGGCGTTTATCCGGATTTGCGGCCATTATTCCGTCGCGTGATGCTTCGACCATCAACCGTCCGTAAGCATTGTGGTAAAGCAAGTGCGGACCAGCAGGCAGATTGCCACCGCCTTTGTGCATGGTTTCATAAGGCATCGTTCCCAGGCGCTGTTCCTGTGGTAACTCGCTGTCATTGATGGCCGGTTCATTCATGTCATTCCAAACCCCGTCAATACCTTTTGCGAGGAAGTCCTGGTAGAGACCAGACCACCATTTTCTCGCCTTAGGACTTGTGAAGTCAGGGAAAGCACAATCGCCCGGCCAAACTTTGCCATGATATTCAGTGCCATCTGGCTTTTTTACCCAGATATCTTTTTCTGAACCCGATTGGTAAACAGAGTAGTTTTTGTCTACTTTAACACCCGGGTCAATCATATAAACCGCACGAAATCCTTTGTTGTGAAGTTTGTTGTTGAGGGCTGACGGATTTGGAAAATTTTGAGGATGAAACGTAAACACCCTATAGCCATCCATATAGTCGATGTCCATCCAGATTACGTCGCAAGGAATACTTTTGGCGCGGAAAGTATCGGCAATTTCAAGAACACGTTTTTCTGTTCCATATGAGAACCGGCACTGATGATACCCTAAGGACCAGAGGGGGGGCATCTCAATGGTGCCTGTCAATTCTGCCAGGCCTTTTAAAACCGCTTGAGGCGACTCCCTGTCGATAATGAATACGCGAAAAAGTGCTCCTTCCGTATTGAGCCTTATTTCATCAGAATTGGTGTAAAGCTCCGATTTCCATGAAGTGTCAAAGATGATTCCGAATGCTGTGCCGTCCCTTCTTACACCCATCACCCAGGGGTGACTTTGATACAATCGTTTTCCCTCTTCCACTCCATATGCCCCGGTATCTGTATTCCACAATTTAATAAGCTTGCCATTGCGGAGGAGAGGGCCGGTAACTTCACCGCCTCCATATAAGCTAATATCGCCGGAAAGCTTCAGGTAGGCACTGGCTTTATTGCCATTCACAACAAAACCGGGGATCAAAGACCAGTCTTTAGGCATTGTTCCTTTTGATCGTGGCTCTTCTTTTAATATAAGAGAGGGGGTTTTGCTTTTGTCAAACCCTTCCGGTATAAATTGGACGATTCGCTCTCCTACCAGGACCGGCTTCTTTACAGCCACATTCTGAGCGGGAGCATTTGTGATATAGAAAATTGAAATAAGGAATAATAACTTTTTAAGACCCATAATAATTTCGAAAGTTTAACAGTAGTTTTCTGTTTAGTCAGTATCGGACTAAGGTATATAAAAACGCGGGCAGCAAACTGATGGGAAATCGTTTGCTCTGAAAAATCTAAATGTGTTTTTATGTTAAGTTTTTGTTTTTCAATAGGATATTGTTCTGTAATAGGCGGAAATTGTCGCAAAAATCAGTTGCCTAAAGTAGGGGTTTATAAAAATAACCGGCAGATATATGCGTTGATGAGGCAAGTGACGTTGCTTTAAACGGGCCATTAGCGTATAGCGCAAGTCGATGATGAAATACTCCGTGACGGACAGAAGAAGGGTGTTCGCTTCTACTAAATACGACGAACGGTTGTGGTCATGGATGTCAGCGAAGCCAGGGCCTGCATCCGAAAGAAGAGTATCCAACTGGATACTCTTCTCCTTAATAAAACCTATTTCTTTTTTGAGAGAAAGAAATCTTCCACTCTCGTTGGACTTAACATCTGCCAAAGAGAGGCTACAGTCCATCCTGGTGCGAAGATATTATTATAAAATCCTTTACCATTTTTGCCATAATCCCAGTTTGTATGCTGTACTACCTCAGGATAGTAACCCACTTTTGCTATGTCGAACATATGATCCTTTACCGGCATCAGCTGGAGCATGGAGGTTTTGATTACCGCCGAGAACTGAGCGAAACGGGGCTCCTGTTTTTGTTTTGCCAGCCAGTCGAGTACCGCTGCGAATTCGAAGATAAATACATCCACATGGTTGTTTTCGACGGAAACATTCCCCCAGCCTCTCGTTTTGAAACCTACATCGCCGAGCATCTGGCCCTGAGCAAAAGGTACGTCCCAGGTATAGTACCATGTCAAACAGAAATAAGCAGCCTTTAAACACATGTCTGTATAACGCTGTTTCTCCTTCCCTGACGACACCATCGACAAATAGTACATGGCTGTAGATGCATAAAGGGAGGCTTCCTTGTCTTCGCAGTTGGCATCAAGTGTGGAAGAGAAATAATCTGACTTCGAGATAATTTCTTTTTCCAGGTACATCCCAGTCAGACGGGCTGATTCCAGGTACTTTTTGTCTTTGAAATAAACATAAGCCATCGTTAACGGAAGTGTAGCAGAGGGAGTACTTCCACCGGTTTTATCTTCTATCTTGAACTCATCATTGAATTTTCTCGGGAAGCTTCCATCCGTTTGCTGGAGCCGGGAGAAATTTTGCAACAGAGTCCTTATTCTTGCTTCCCATTGGGGATGTTTTCTGCCTTTGTTCCTTTCGTATTTAAGATAATTCAAAATAGCGAAGGCTCCTTCAGACTGCCGGCGAATACTATATACACGCGTCTCCTTCTTATGAGTAAAATCTACGAACTCCCTAAAGAAGCCACTGGCCGTAAAACCGTATTTTAAATAACTGTCGAAAATAGCCGTAGCTTTTTTAACGAGGTCCGGATCGTTTTTCTGCTCACCATATTCCAGTGCGTTATAAGCGTTCAGCAGAACGCGTCCAACAAATCCAACTTCCGCAGATCCATTGTTTTTGCACTCATCGGTCGCTAACTCAACGCCCGAAAAATAGTTTAATTCGTGTTGATCGACGAAGCTCTCTCTGTAAAAGTTAGAGAGTATTTCTTTCGCTTCAGCGTTGCTAAGCCCGCTATTTACCGGGAGTGGTTTGTAGGTATCGAAAGCATATGTCCAGGTATTTGCTATAAACTTCGAATAGTCCGCTGCTGTCCCTTTTTTTATTTCCCAAACCAGTTTTTTACTTTCTCCTTTTTCAAGTTTTTCAAAGGCCTTCACTGGTGGTGCTAAGGTGAGCTTTCTTATATATGTTTTAGGCATTTCATTATAAGGAAACCCAAATACCAGCGAGGAGGAACCGTTTATGTTTCTAAATCCAGTAAACCCTATGGATGTTTTACCCGTCAGAATTACCTCTCCGGAGGCATGAGCAGATAAGCTTTCGTTTTCAAACGCACCCAGTCTGGCGACGGTATAATAGTGTTGTGTTTTTTCGTTATAAATTCCCGTGACAGGGGAGCTTAAGCGGTCTTCTCTTACCTGCCAGCTGTCGCTCGTTGCAAATGATGGAGCTTCTTTAGGTGAGCGAAGGTTTTTGTGATACCAAAAACCTGGGAGGAAAAACAGGCAGTCGCTGTGGTTGAATGACTGGATCTTGCATATTTCCTCAAAGTTGTAGTAGATCTTTTCTTTTGCGGTAAGGGTAACTTCAATTTTTACAGCCTCTCCGTTATCGGTCCTGGTTTGTACGATATTAACAGGTAAGTTTTCGTTCGCGCGCAGAACTCCTTTGTCGCTTTCCTGCAGTGAATACGTTTTAGCCGGATTCCCGGGAGATTTTAACGATATACTGTATTCAAATTTCGTTTCCTGCGCATAGGAAACCATGCACTTTCCAAGGAGTATAAAGGCAACTATTACTCTTTTCATCATTGTACGTGTTCTTATAATAAAATTTTAATCCATGTTTCGGGGCGACCTTCTTCCATGTTGGCTAGATGCTCAACATATCTTTTTTCCTTATTCCGGGTTGAGAATGCTAGTCCAATGGAAAATTCCTGTGACGCTTTTGCTCCATGAAAACTGGGAGGGATCCGATAGCTTATTTGATAACCTTGGGGAGTGTGTTTAACGTTTATCGATAACTTGCTGATCAATGCAGAGCGTTTCCATTGGTCATGTTTTTTTATGAACAGATGATTCTGCCCTCCTTTTGAGGACCATATTTTATAAACCTGCTTATTAAGCTTAAGAAAAAGAAATACGCCCGACGAGTCGGATGCCGGAGTTGCTTTCGGCTCTGAGACATTACATTCCATGATGATAGAACCGTCGCTGAATGTTAATCCCGCTTTCAGATTACTTTGACCTTTAGTTCCAATAAATATAGGATAGTCGTCAATCTTGCTGTTTTTCAGTTTTATATCCGGAATAATATATCCTTTAATGAGCCAGGGCGCAACATATCGCGATTTAAAATCAGACGAGCTTAGTGCCGCTACCGTACGGTTGTCCCATACGCTAAGAGAGTTCCATTTTGCTTCTTTGTTAAGTGGAACATCAAAGGGTCTTGTTCTCTTTCCAAACTTTTTTCCTTCTGTATCTCCAATGGCTACTTCCATCGTTGAAAGTTCCCAATCATGCATTCGGCGTTCGTTTGTTTGGTAAGAAAGAAGAGTTTGGCCGTTAGGGAGCTTAATAAGGTAAGGCGCTCCCATATATATTGTGTCGGCAACTAAATTATCCAGTGCATACTTCCTGTTCGGCGAATCGGCTAACACCGGCTCTGCCCAGTTTTTTGATATAGTCGTCCTTACGGTATAGGGCTTAAACTGTCCAATCTTATTGTCTTCAATTGCAACAACAATATCGTTTCCTAAAATAACTGGAACAGGCATTCCATCCCTCCGGTTTTTTCTGAAAGATACCGTTGTGGTTTTTTCCGACCAGGTGATCCCGTTGTCTTGTGATCTTAACATAGAGATCTCCTGTTCGTTGGAATTCCTGTAAGGGTTCTCATTTGCAAAATAAACCTGCAATTCCCCGCCTGGCAATTGCAGGAAAGAAGGTTCCCAGCATCCATCGGTAAAGCGCGGCGCCGCAGAATATAAACATTGCGGCGGTAGCCACGTTTGTGCGTTATCGGTACTTCGTCGTACGACAATAGAGTAGGGGGCTATCTCAGCCTTTTGAGGCCTGTAATTGCATGCAATTATTACATCGCCGTTTTCCAGTTGTTTAATTTCGGGATTTGCGATGTTTACAAGGGTTGATTTTCCATCTGCAGAGGCATACACAAATTGGGAGAATACTTCCATAGGAGCTGACCACGACTTGCCATCATCAGTGCTTTTCTTCAGATGAACATTTCCTGTTCTGGTCTCATAGACTACCAGCAAGGTTGAATCCTTAAGTCGTGTCAGCCGTGGATATCCTCCCATTTCGGCAATCTGCTGCATAGATGAATAATCCCAGGCTATACGAACATCTGTGCTGCTATGCTCCTGGCCGAGGGCGTTCCAATGTAATGCGCACAAAAGCGACAATATTTTAAATAACCTGCTCAGGTGTAGTGTCATTGGAGGTTTTTATCGTTTTATCTTTGCTTTGATAATGTTATTTGAAATCTTCATTACCGGTACAGCATCATTGGTGAATGCGACATCTGAAATATACATCCCCCGTGGATGAATACTTTCTTTGCTGCGATGAGCGTGAAAAATTATCCTTTGTTTGCCCGACTTATCTTTGAACATGGCACTATGTCCAACTCCCACTAAATCCTGTGGCTTTTGAAAGATTGGATTAGAAGCATATTTTGTCCAGGGACCATTCGGAGAAGCCGCTGTGGCGAAACCGATCCCATAGAACTGACTTTCGTAGCTATTCGCTGAATAAGTCATATAGTAAAGACCATTATGTTTCATCACGAAAGGTCCCTCATTCACGCGTGGCCATACTGTCTCCCATTCCTGCGATACATTGATGCACTTTCTCATGGTCGAAGTCTTGATTGTTGTTAGATCGCTTTCTAACTCAGCCACCCAGATGTTCAAGCCATCGTTAAAACGATCAAAATAAAGCCAGGGCTTGCCTTCTGAATCAATGAAGAGGGAGTTGTCGATACACTTTTCGCTTTCCAGCATTGGCTTTTTCTCCGGTTGTATAAACGGACCGAGCGGAGAGTCGGCTGTTGCGACGCAGATATGTTCGTTCGCAGTATAATAC
The window above is part of the Arcticibacter tournemirensis genome. Proteins encoded here:
- a CDS encoding glycoside hydrolase family 43 protein — translated: MKKFAYLFLVLVLPSFLSCKGKSPDEPIKVDIPVPLGDPFIMLYDNVYYAYGTNAEDGIEVYTSEDLEYWKKAENLALHKSNSWGDKWFWAPEVYYIKEKNKFFMYYTANEHICVATADSPLGPFIQPEKKPMLESEKCIDNSLFIDSEGKPWLYFDRFNDGLNIWVAELESDLTTIKTSTMRKCINVSQEWETVWPRVNEGPFVMKHNGLYYMTYSANSYESQFYGIGFATAASPNGPWTKYASNPIFQKPQDLVGVGHSAMFKDKSGKQRIIFHAHRSKESIHPRGMYISDVAFTNDAVPVMKISNNIIKAKIKR
- a CDS encoding sialidase family protein, translated to MTLHLSRLFKILSLLCALHWNALGQEHSSTDVRIAWDYSSMQQIAEMGGYPRLTRLKDSTLLVVYETRTGNVHLKKSTDDGKSWSAPMEVFSQFVYASADGKSTLVNIANPEIKQLENGDVIIACNYRPQKAEIAPYSIVVRRSTDNAQTWLPPQCLYSAAPRFTDGCWEPSFLQLPGGELQVYFANENPYRNSNEQEISMLRSQDNGITWSEKTTTVSFRKNRRDGMPVPVILGNDIVVAIEDNKIGQFKPYTVRTTISKNWAEPVLADSPNRKYALDNLVADTIYMGAPYLIKLPNGQTLLSYQTNERRMHDWELSTMEVAIGDTEGKKFGKRTRPFDVPLNKEAKWNSLSVWDNRTVAALSSSDFKSRYVAPWLIKGYIIPDIKLKNSKIDDYPIFIGTKGQSNLKAGLTFSDGSIIMECNVSEPKATPASDSSGVFLFLKLNKQVYKIWSSKGGQNHLFIKKHDQWKRSALISKLSINVKHTPQGYQISYRIPPSFHGAKASQEFSIGLAFSTRNKEKRYVEHLANMEEGRPETWIKILL
- a CDS encoding TIM-barrel domain-containing protein produces the protein MGLKKLLFLISIFYITNAPAQNVAVKKPVLVGERIVQFIPEGFDKSKTPSLILKEEPRSKGTMPKDWSLIPGFVVNGNKASAYLKLSGDISLYGGGEVTGPLLRNGKLIKLWNTDTGAYGVEEGKRLYQSHPWVMGVRRDGTAFGIIFDTSWKSELYTNSDEIRLNTEGALFRVFIIDRESPQAVLKGLAELTGTIEMPPLWSLGYHQCRFSYGTEKRVLEIADTFRAKSIPCDVIWMDIDYMDGYRVFTFHPQNFPNPSALNNKLHNKGFRAVYMIDPGVKVDKNYSVYQSGSEKDIWVKKPDGTEYHGKVWPGDCAFPDFTSPKARKWWSGLYQDFLAKGIDGVWNDMNEPAINDSELPQEQRLGTMPYETMHKGGGNLPAGPHLLYHNAYGRLMVEASRDGIMAANPDKRPFLLTRANLLGGQRYAATWTGDNMASWEHLKLSVPMSITLGLSGQPFSGPDIGGFLNNTSGDLWANWLGFGVFMPFVRGHACAGTNDKEPWAFGEAIENTSRIALERRYRLIPYIYTLFQNAATTGIPVMAPVFFSNPKDLTLRNEEQAFLLGENLLVIPAFAKNPSLPSGIWEDLSLVGGDLQDKYQAKLKVRGGSIIPTGKIIQNTTENSFDPLTLVVCPDEQGNAVGKLYTDAGDGWGFKKGDYNLMTFSAKKDGNTISITMSAKDGNGKAENKIEKINAEVLLKGKIYKGTGTLKEGVQVHIQ